The following coding sequences lie in one Pseudomonas sp. B33.4 genomic window:
- a CDS encoding cupin domain-containing protein has protein sequence MDTGSRLKLVRESYKLSQRELARRSGVTNATISLIEQNRVSPSVSSLKKLLEGIPMSLADFFTFDQPPREHQYVFRANEQPDLGRHGLRLLLIGASVPSRQMRLLREQYAPGASSGEEPIVHAEGEECGLVTRGTVELTVDGSVSVLNAGDGYYFPTTLPHKFRNIGADEAEIISANTPANF, from the coding sequence ATGGATACGGGTTCTCGACTCAAACTAGTACGCGAAAGCTACAAACTCTCCCAGCGCGAGCTGGCCCGGCGTAGCGGCGTGACCAATGCCACCATCTCCCTGATCGAACAGAATCGCGTCAGCCCCTCCGTCAGCTCCCTGAAAAAGCTGCTCGAAGGCATACCGATGTCCCTGGCCGACTTCTTCACCTTCGACCAACCCCCGCGCGAACACCAATACGTCTTCCGCGCCAACGAACAACCCGACCTCGGCCGCCACGGCCTGCGCCTGCTGCTGATCGGCGCCTCCGTACCCAGCCGGCAGATGCGCTTGCTGCGCGAGCAATACGCCCCGGGTGCGAGTTCCGGGGAAGAGCCGATTGTGCATGCGGAAGGTGAGGAGTGCGGGCTGGTGACGCGTGGCACGGTGGAGTTGACTGTGGATGGGTCGGTAAGTGTTTTGAATGCGGGGGATGGGTACTATTTTCCGACGACGCTGCCGCATAAGTTCCGCAATATTGGGGCGGATGAGGCAGAGATTATCAGTGCGAATACGCCGGCGAATTTTTGA
- a CDS encoding aldehyde dehydrogenase: MTTTRNDWEQRFQSLTIEARAFINGEYRPAISGDTFECLSPVDGRFLASVASTDEADANLAVEVARQSFESGVWAKKAPAERKRILIRFADLILQNQEELALLETLDMGKPISDSMSIDIPATANAIRWSAEAIDKIYDEVAATPHDQLGLVTREPSGVVAAIVPWNFPLIMASWKFAPALAAGNSFILKPSEKSPLTAIRIAQLALDAGIPKGVFNVLPGFGHTVGKALALHMDVDVLAFTGSTAIAKQLMIYAGLSNMKRVWLEAGGKSPNVVFADAPDLRAAAQAAAGAIAFNQGEVCTAGSRLLVERSIREQFIPLLVEALQAWKPGHALDPATTVGAVVDQRQLDNVLRYISIGREQGAELIAGGQRTLEETGGLYVQPALFDGVTNAMTIAQEEIFGPVLSLITFDTAEEALQIANDSIFGLAAGVWTSNLSKAHTFARGLRAGSVWVNQYDGGDMTAPFGGFKQSGNGRDKSLHAFDKYTELKATWIKL; encoded by the coding sequence GTCCCTGACCATCGAAGCCCGCGCGTTCATCAACGGTGAATACCGCCCGGCCATCAGTGGCGACACCTTCGAATGCCTGAGCCCCGTCGACGGCCGTTTCCTCGCCTCCGTGGCCAGCACCGATGAAGCCGACGCCAACCTCGCCGTTGAAGTCGCGCGCCAGTCTTTTGAATCCGGCGTGTGGGCGAAAAAAGCCCCGGCCGAGCGCAAGCGCATCCTGATTCGCTTCGCTGATCTGATCCTGCAGAACCAGGAAGAACTGGCGCTGCTGGAAACCCTCGACATGGGTAAACCGATCAGCGATTCGATGAGTATCGACATCCCGGCGACCGCCAACGCGATCCGCTGGAGCGCCGAAGCCATCGACAAGATCTACGACGAAGTCGCCGCCACCCCGCACGACCAACTTGGCCTCGTCACCCGCGAGCCATCCGGCGTGGTCGCGGCCATCGTGCCGTGGAACTTCCCGTTGATCATGGCCAGCTGGAAGTTCGCTCCAGCGCTGGCAGCAGGCAACTCGTTCATCCTCAAGCCTTCGGAAAAGTCGCCACTGACCGCAATCCGCATCGCCCAGCTCGCGCTGGATGCCGGCATTCCGAAAGGCGTGTTCAACGTCCTGCCGGGCTTCGGCCACACCGTCGGCAAGGCGCTGGCGTTGCACATGGACGTCGACGTGCTGGCCTTCACTGGCTCCACGGCGATTGCCAAGCAACTGATGATTTATGCAGGCCTTAGCAACATGAAACGCGTCTGGCTCGAAGCAGGGGGCAAGAGCCCGAACGTGGTGTTTGCCGACGCACCGGACTTGCGCGCGGCAGCACAAGCGGCGGCCGGCGCCATTGCCTTCAACCAGGGCGAAGTGTGCACGGCGGGTTCGCGCTTGCTGGTCGAGCGTTCGATCCGCGAGCAATTCATCCCGCTGCTGGTGGAAGCACTGCAAGCGTGGAAACCGGGTCACGCACTCGATCCAGCCACCACCGTCGGTGCCGTGGTCGATCAGCGTCAACTCGACAACGTGCTGCGCTACATCAGCATCGGTCGCGAGCAGGGCGCCGAGCTGATCGCGGGCGGCCAACGCACCCTCGAAGAAACCGGCGGCCTCTATGTGCAACCGGCGCTGTTCGACGGCGTGACCAACGCGATGACCATCGCCCAGGAAGAAATCTTCGGCCCGGTGCTGTCGCTGATCACCTTCGACACCGCCGAAGAAGCGCTGCAGATCGCCAACGACAGCATCTTCGGCCTCGCCGCCGGCGTGTGGACCAGCAACCTCAGCAAGGCGCACACCTTCGCCCGTGGCCTGCGTGCCGGCAGCGTCTGGGTCAACCAGTACGACGGCGGCGACATGACCGCTCCGTTCGGTGGCTTCAAACAGTCGGGCAACGGCCGCGATAAATCGCTGCACGCGTTCGACAAGTACACCGAGCTGAAAGCGACCTGGATCAAGCTCTGA
- a CDS encoding FAD-binding oxidoreductase, whose protein sequence is MKQQHVNSYYAATRNEVIDFPVLEESVECDVCIIGAGYTGLSSALFLTEAGYKVTVLEAAKVGYGASGRNGGQLVNSYSRDVDVIEERYGDKTAEILGSMIFEGADIIRSRIKEYDIQCDYRPGGIFAAMNKKQLNGLAEQKRGWERYGNRNLKMLDAAEIRREVGSDAYVGGLLDMQGGHVHPLNLALGEAAAITRLGGKIYEQSAAVEIKYGEPNVVRTAKGQVRAKYLLIAGNAYLPQGLDNRVTAKSMPCGSQIVVTEPLTEKQARSLITNNYCVEDCNYLLDYYRLTADNRLLYGGGVVYGAREPDDIEQLIRPKILKTFPQLKDVKIDYRWTGNFLLTMSRMPQFGRIEKNAYYMQGYSGHGVTCSHLAGKLISEMIRGDAERFDAFASLPHMPMIGGRTFSAPLTALGAVYYSLRDRFGL, encoded by the coding sequence ATGAAACAACAACACGTAAACAGCTACTACGCCGCCACCCGCAACGAAGTCATCGACTTTCCGGTTCTGGAAGAGTCGGTCGAGTGCGATGTCTGCATCATCGGCGCCGGTTACACCGGCCTGTCCTCGGCGCTGTTCCTCACCGAAGCCGGCTATAAAGTGACGGTGCTGGAAGCAGCAAAAGTCGGCTACGGCGCCAGCGGTCGCAATGGCGGTCAACTGGTCAACTCCTACAGCCGCGACGTCGACGTGATCGAAGAGCGTTACGGCGACAAGACTGCAGAAATTCTCGGCAGCATGATCTTCGAAGGCGCCGACATCATCCGTTCGCGCATCAAGGAATACGACATCCAATGCGACTACCGCCCGGGCGGTATCTTCGCAGCGATGAACAAGAAACAACTCAACGGTCTGGCTGAGCAGAAGCGTGGCTGGGAACGTTACGGCAACCGCAATCTGAAGATGCTCGACGCGGCTGAGATTCGTCGTGAAGTCGGCTCCGATGCATACGTCGGCGGTCTGCTCGACATGCAGGGCGGCCACGTTCACCCGCTGAACCTGGCGCTCGGTGAGGCGGCTGCGATCACACGTTTGGGTGGCAAGATCTACGAGCAATCGGCGGCCGTGGAAATCAAATACGGCGAGCCCAACGTCGTGCGCACTGCCAAAGGCCAGGTCCGCGCCAAGTACTTGCTGATCGCCGGCAACGCCTACCTGCCGCAAGGTCTCGACAACCGCGTGACCGCGAAAAGCATGCCGTGCGGCTCGCAGATCGTCGTCACCGAGCCGTTGACCGAGAAACAGGCGCGCAGCCTGATCACCAACAACTACTGCGTCGAAGACTGCAATTACTTGCTGGATTACTACCGCCTGACTGCCGACAACCGTCTGCTGTACGGCGGCGGCGTGGTCTACGGCGCGCGTGAACCGGACGACATTGAACAACTGATCCGCCCGAAGATCCTCAAGACCTTCCCGCAGCTCAAAGACGTCAAGATCGACTACCGCTGGACCGGCAACTTCCTGCTGACCATGTCACGCATGCCGCAGTTCGGCCGCATCGAAAAGAACGCCTATTACATGCAAGGCTACAGCGGCCACGGCGTCACCTGCTCGCATCTGGCCGGCAAACTGATCTCGGAAATGATCCGCGGCGACGCCGAACGCTTCGACGCCTTCGCATCGCTGCCGCACATGCCAATGATCGGCGGCCGCACCTTCTCGGCGCCACTGACCGCCCTCGGCGCCGTCTACTACTCCTTGCGCGACCGCTTCGGCCTCTAA